Proteins from one Candidatus Methanoperedens sp. genomic window:
- the hisF gene encoding imidazole glycerol phosphate synthase subunit HisF — protein MLTKRIIPCLDVTLDKEGGCVVKGIEFVNLKEAGDPVKLAKRYNEQGADELVFLDITASHEKRATMIEVIERTADEVFIPLTVGGGISSINAIRSILRAGADKVSINTAAVKNPDFVRESSGIFGSQCIVTAIDCRRNFDINNKKDKTIIELEDGRKAWYEVVIYGGRTPTGIDAVLWAQKVEELGSGEILLTSMDRDGTKDGYDLPVTRTLSETLDIPIIASGGAGNIEHMYEAFTQGKADAALAASIFHFGEYSIGEVKEYLRNKGVAVRV, from the coding sequence ATGCTCACCAAACGAATCATCCCGTGCCTCGATGTCACCCTTGATAAGGAAGGGGGCTGCGTGGTCAAGGGAATCGAGTTTGTAAATTTAAAAGAGGCGGGCGACCCTGTGAAGCTTGCTAAGAGGTACAACGAGCAAGGTGCTGACGAGCTTGTCTTCCTGGATATCACAGCCTCGCATGAGAAGAGAGCCACGATGATCGAGGTGATAGAGAGGACTGCGGACGAGGTCTTTATCCCTCTCACGGTGGGAGGAGGAATAAGCAGTATAAATGCTATCAGGAGCATCCTCCGGGCAGGCGCTGACAAGGTCTCGATCAATACCGCTGCTGTGAAGAATCCTGATTTTGTGAGGGAATCCTCTGGGATATTCGGCTCGCAGTGCATCGTCACCGCAATCGACTGCAGGCGTAATTTTGATATCAATAATAAAAAAGATAAGACTATAATCGAGCTTGAGGACGGGAGGAAAGCCTGGTACGAGGTTGTAATCTACGGGGGAAGGACGCCTACAGGCATAGATGCTGTACTCTGGGCGCAGAAAGTGGAAGAACTGGGCTCCGGCGAGATACTGCTCACCAGCATGGACAGGGACGGTACAAAGGACGGATATGATTTACCTGTTACACGAACGCTCTCAGAGACGCTGGATATTCCCATAATAGCCTCTGGCGGCGCGGGGAATATAGAGCACATGTACGAGGCATTCACACAAGGAAAAGCTGATGCTGCGCTTGCCGCGAGCATCTTCCATTTCGGGGAATACAGCATCGGCGAGGTAAAGGAGTATCTCAGGAACAAAGGGGTGGCGGTAAGGGTTTAA